CGGTGGTCTGCAGGAACATTTGTATCCCATCAGTGGTGAGTTGGTTGGGCGATGAGCTTAGAGTTTCCTTGTATTTAATTCATGACAATACCATAGACTGACCATATTTATTCTCTTTTTCGGGGTGCCTGTTCCGTGCGCTTTTGTGGCAACTTTGCATGTTCTTCTTCATATGTCATGTAGCTTTCATCTGCCTCTGTCCTTTTAGATTTGGACTAGTCCCCATCATCCGACAATCATGATAATATTGATATGGTTAAAATAGATTGAATAGCAAGAGAAGTATGGGTCTCTATTCTTCCTCGGTAGACATGATTACATCTTTTGGCTAAGAAATACTCAGTCATTAAGATAAATGCCAATTGTTGTGACACCCTGTTAACACACATGAGAGAGCAATTCTAAATCAaaggaaacaaataaaataatttggtGTAGAAGCTTATAAACAGAAAGCTTTAACTGAACCAAGTCTTCCAGGCCTTCAACTTAAAATATTGAACCTGAAACATGAAACCACAAGGATCTGGAGAAACTTCGGTGTTGAAAATTTCAAGTAGCATGAACATCATTGTGTCTCTTAATCCATATTACAAAGGACTAGGACCAGAAAAGCACTATTTGCATTTGAGGGAGAAAATCTGCAATACAGTATAAAATTGCAGAGCAAGACACTTTACACTGCTTAGCAGAAAAACACTTCTAAATTAGAAAGTTCAAAGCTTTATAACTTGGACACAAGCAAGCGAAAGAGGACAAAGAAGAAGTAAAGATGCGAAAGCCTTTTTCATCTGTTAAGGATTGGTTATGTTTACTTGAATAATGAGTGGCTCATATGTTGTTGTCTTTCTGTCTTCAATTGGTTTTCCCCATTTccattaacctttttttttgctCTTAAATTTAGGTTCTAATAACGTCTCTTCAAGCTTGGACTGGGATACTCGGTTGTGTATCGCATTAGAGGCGGCAAAAGGCTTAGAGTATCTGCATGAACATGTTAGTCCCCCGGTAATTCACAGAGATTTTAAAAGCAGCAACATTCTTTTGGATAGAAATTTTCATGCCAAAGTTTCTGACTTTGGGTTGGCCAAACTTGGATCTGAAAAAGTTGGTGGGCATGTTTCGACCCGGGTTTTGGGTACTCAAGGATATGTTGCCCCGGAGTAAGGAAGTTTCCTAGTTAACCTTTTGTCAGATTATGTTTAACTTTTCCCCGCTCTTTTCTGGATTTTAACCCTTCCTTTGATAAATTGTCATTGAATTATTTACATGTTGCTACCCTATAGATATGCATTAACTGGGCATCTGACAACAAAATCAGATGTCTATAGTTATGGTATTGTTCTGCTGGAATTACTGACGGGCAGAGTCCCAGTTGATATGAAAAGGCCTCCAGGCGAAGGTGTTCTTGTATCCTGGGTAGGTTCCTTGACTAGTATCCTGCCACTGCTCCCATAGACCTCAGCAttttgcttttctccttttGCAATCTGAGTCAGAATATTTATGCTATTATCTGTGTTATTTAGTCTGTTGCTTCTGGTTTCCTTGTTAGGCATTGCCACGACTCACAGATAGAGAAAAGGTTTTAGAGATTATGGATCTTAGATTGGACGGTCAATACTCAATGAAGGATGTTATCCAAATTGCGGCCATTGCCGCAATGTGTGTACAGCCTGAGGCTGACTACAGACCGCTGATGGCTGATGTTGTGCAATCCCTGGTCCCATTAGTCAAAAACCACCGTCCAACCTCAAGGGCTGGTAGCTGTTCTAGCTTCCATGGTCCCCAGTCTCCGAAGGTTTAGCAGGACAGTGATAAAGCAAGCAGGTGAAAATAATGGACTAAAATTCGTCTTTGTAGTTCTGAATTGTTCTATCCTTGTAAGCTAACAACTGGAGGGAACACTTCCATCAGTTATTCAAGACTTCTGCATTCTGTATCTCTTTTGACAGAAACTGGATTATCATGGTAAGCTTCCTGTGTGTTCTCTAAGTTATGCTTAATGATTATGCTTTAGTTGAACAGATGTTGCAAATGATAGAGTCAGGGATGTATTAATTCTTGTTTCAAACTAGTTGTTCAATATTAAATATGTCTAGTCCTTGTGAGGTGTAAGTTCACAATATAATGATTTCTAATCAATATATTTCATATCTAGATCTGGTCATGGATTGCAGTTTCTGTGTGCAATGAAGGGTGCTGGAGCTATTTGTCATGCAGTTCTCATTTTTGAATGCTCCTATTGCTTCTTCTTATCTTAACCTAATAAGTCAGAAGTAGCTCCTTGTTAGTTGGTGCAGCGTTCTTTGAATGTCTAGTGTCATTTGGTAAAGCGTCCTTTTCCTCTACTTGTACAAATTTGCTCTTTAGTCACGTTTGAGCTTAGGCTGTATCTGATTGGCCCATCTCATTTGACAGCATCAACTTAGCAGTACTAGCTTCCCTGTTGATTTTATGGAGATCGCAGCAGGCCATTCCTTTGCCATGGTCTGAAATGAGTAGGTGGATTAGGACCAGCCACATTCCACTGTTTTTGGCTTCTCGAAGTGGGGTCAAATGTACTCTGCAATGCAATACAATACAATTTGCCTTTGACAAGTTTTTGGCAGGAAAAGTAAACCCCCTAAAATCttaattggaatgaaaagttacccaaaccaaaaaaaaaaagggaagaaagaagTAATATTTCAGTACCATAAATAAGACTGTgccagggaaaaaaaaaagtctaatcCCAACTATTTTTCTTTGCCTTCTTTACGCAGTACCATAAATAAGACTGCTGTATGAGAGATTATTCAAGAAAATTAGCTTGACTTGTGCATAAAAAAGGCTGCTGTGCTAAACGATAGACTTTCTCCATCGACAAGCATTAATTGGATACTAGAAAATATCTCCCGCGCGGTTTGAAATCTTTAGCTAACACCGCTTGTTGACTGCTATATGTGATTACGAAGTAATTTAGGGAACAAAAGCCAGTCCAGTTATATCATTGTCAAGGCACTCCAGAAGGAATAATTCCATGCATGTTACTTGAAGGCGGAAGTGACTAGTTACcaacattttcttcttgatgcgCCATTCACAAATCAAATCAACTCCAATAATTTTCTTGAATAATGGTCCATCTGCATTTACTTATCTAACCAACTCATTTAATTATCCAACTCAAGAGAATTTTGATCCAAAAGTGCACTACGTTACACAAATTCATAATCCCAATTGCGCTACATACTAGATGAAAAAAACTTAACATGTTCaaacaaaatatatattttttttaaaaaaagcatAGCTGTTATCGTTTTGGTCAATTTACATGCTAAAAATGTTCAACTTAGATccatttggattagctatttttgggggtgtttttgaaaaattttactgtagcacagTTTTTACAGtattttttgggatatttttagaaaatattttaggatattaagagtagaagagtttttagaatatattttgggatattttttaaatattaaaaaaatttagactacttTTAGAGTAAGTGCCCTGTTTCTAGAGTAGCGTGGCAGAAACTGCTATAGCTATGCTTGATTCAGAGAGCACCATTTCGATGGCAACAAGAGCTGCAATAGCTGCAATGAGTGTTTTCTCATTGGAAGTCCAACTCTTTTCCTGATTAGGCGCGAAGACTTGGTCTTGCTGTTGCAGTATACTGCTTGTGGAAAGCACGGAACCAGACTATATTCCAACAAACTCCTACAGATGCTACAAAACTTGTGAATTGCTGGATGGAAGAAAAACCcacgaaacaaaaaagagaactGGGATTTAGTGATGGAACTTGGACTTTCTCATAGTTGCTTTAGATGAATTTTTCGTGCAGATAAATAATTATGATGtatttggatttaatttctttGTACACTCTCCCTTTTCTGATCAATAAAAGCATGGA
The DNA window shown above is from Coffea arabica cultivar ET-39 chromosome 5e, Coffea Arabica ET-39 HiFi, whole genome shotgun sequence and carries:
- the LOC113743510 gene encoding probable serine/threonine-protein kinase PBL7; protein product: MEAENDEYKRKEHLVLVTILVFASLAIASLLVAFSYYCYIRNKVSRRLEKARKTVANEEKASSFANIQVATQKGLQVFTFKQLHSATGGFGKSNIIGHGAFGSVYRGVLQNGRKVAIKLMDSAGKQGEEEFKVEVELLSRLHSPYLLLLIGYCSESNHKLLVYEFMANGGLQEHLYPISGSNNVSSSLDWDTRLCIALEAAKGLEYLHEHVSPPVIHRDFKSSNILLDRNFHAKVSDFGLAKLGSEKVGGHVSTRVLGTQGYVAPEYALTGHLTTKSDVYSYGIVLLELLTGRVPVDMKRPPGEGVLVSWALPRLTDREKVLEIMDLRLDGQYSMKDVIQIAAIAAMCVQPEADYRPLMADVVQSLVPLVKNHRPTSRAGSCSSFHGPQSPKV